The Bradyrhizobium sp. WBAH42 genome includes a window with the following:
- a CDS encoding NirA family protein yields the protein MKIDTLSVDFTDEQKRYLEGFTTGLQISRVGRGLGGSSSKANAEPVGPDAAHLKAQDKVIASGKKLADQEKFKRDEHPFDAYPRLRQQALDNTPPSPADNFRWRYYGIFYVAPTQDSYMCRLRIPNGIMKHWQLSGLADLADELCGPYSHVTTRANLQLREIPPKHAIRMIEGIQELGLCSRGSGADNIRNVTGTPTAGIDPQEIIDTRSYAREWHYHILNDRSLYGLPRKFNVAFDGAGRIAVLEETNDIAFTAYEVKDGFGVEPGVWFRLGLGGITGHKDFAKYSGIIVRPEQATAIADAIVRVFIEHGDRTNRNKARLKYVLDAMGHDGFLKLVEERLKTPFMRVPEEAFAPRPAADRMAHIGVHKQKQDGLNWIGVSLTLGKLSSDQMRGLAKVARDLGDGEIRLTVWQNLLISGVRDENVELAIAAIKQIGLAVEASHIRAGLIACTGNAGCRFAASNTKRNAAEIGDWCEPRVAMDKPVNIHLTGCHHSCAQHYISDIGLIGARVPVNEEDTVEGYHLFTGGGFGPDADVGQEVYHDLKAEDAPKTVEALLKAYLAHRASPDETFLAFARRHDGETLRKLADAQVSA from the coding sequence ATGAAAATCGATACGCTCTCAGTCGACTTTACCGACGAGCAGAAACGCTATCTCGAAGGCTTCACGACCGGCCTGCAGATCAGCCGCGTCGGCCGCGGCCTTGGTGGCAGCAGCAGCAAGGCGAATGCCGAGCCTGTTGGTCCCGATGCCGCGCACCTCAAGGCGCAGGACAAGGTCATCGCGTCGGGCAAGAAGCTCGCCGACCAGGAGAAGTTCAAGCGCGACGAGCATCCCTTCGATGCCTATCCGCGGCTGCGCCAGCAGGCCCTCGACAACACCCCGCCGAGCCCGGCGGACAATTTCCGCTGGCGCTATTACGGCATCTTCTACGTTGCCCCGACGCAGGACTCCTACATGTGCCGCCTGCGCATCCCGAACGGCATCATGAAGCATTGGCAGCTGTCGGGCCTTGCCGATCTCGCCGACGAGCTCTGCGGCCCCTACAGCCACGTCACGACGCGCGCCAATCTCCAGCTGCGCGAGATTCCGCCGAAGCACGCGATCAGAATGATCGAGGGCATCCAGGAGCTCGGCCTGTGCTCGCGCGGCTCCGGCGCCGACAACATCCGCAACGTGACGGGAACGCCGACCGCCGGCATCGATCCGCAGGAGATCATCGACACGCGGTCCTATGCCCGCGAGTGGCACTACCACATCCTCAACGATCGCTCGCTCTACGGCCTGCCGCGCAAGTTCAACGTCGCCTTCGACGGCGCCGGCAGGATTGCGGTGCTGGAAGAGACCAACGATATCGCCTTCACGGCCTATGAGGTGAAGGACGGCTTCGGCGTCGAGCCGGGCGTCTGGTTTCGGCTCGGCCTCGGCGGCATCACCGGCCACAAGGATTTTGCGAAATATTCCGGCATCATCGTCAGGCCGGAGCAGGCGACCGCAATTGCCGACGCCATCGTGCGCGTGTTCATCGAGCATGGCGACCGCACCAACCGCAACAAGGCACGGCTGAAATACGTGCTCGACGCGATGGGCCATGACGGCTTCCTCAAACTGGTCGAGGAGCGGTTGAAGACGCCGTTTATGCGCGTGCCGGAAGAGGCTTTCGCGCCGCGCCCCGCCGCGGACCGCATGGCCCATATCGGCGTGCACAAGCAGAAGCAGGACGGCCTCAACTGGATCGGCGTATCGCTGACGCTCGGCAAACTCAGCTCCGATCAGATGCGGGGCCTCGCCAAGGTCGCGCGTGACCTCGGTGACGGCGAGATCCGGCTCACGGTCTGGCAGAACCTGTTAATCTCGGGCGTGCGCGACGAGAATGTCGAGCTCGCCATTGCCGCCATCAAGCAGATCGGGCTCGCGGTCGAAGCCTCGCACATCCGCGCCGGGCTGATCGCCTGCACCGGCAATGCCGGCTGCCGTTTCGCGGCGTCCAACACCAAGCGGAATGCCGCCGAGATCGGTGATTGGTGCGAGCCGCGCGTCGCCATGGACAAGCCGGTCAACATCCATTTGACCGGCTGCCATCATTCCTGCGCGCAGCATTACATCAGCGACATCGGCCTGATCGGCGCACGCGTGCCCGTGAACGAGGAGGACACGGTCGAGGGCTATCACCTCTTCACCGGCGGCGGGTTCGGCCCTGACGCAGATGTCGGGCAGGAGGTCTATCACGACCTCAAGGCCGAGGACGCGCCGAAGACGGTCGAGGCGCTGCTCAAGGCCTATCTCGCCCATCGCGCCTCGCCCGATGAAACCTTCCTCGCCTTCGCGCGCCGCCACGACGGCGAAACGCTGCGCAAGCTTGCCGATGCACAGGTGTCCGCATGA
- a CDS encoding CmpA/NrtA family ABC transporter substrate-binding protein — translation MTATLRIGFIPLVDAAALIVAVDKGFAATEGLDVELVREVSWSNVRDKLNIGLFDAAHLLAPVAIASSLGLGHVKVPIAAPFNLGVNGNAITVSPALHAALMEEIDGDRFDPMATAKALAKVVAKRRKAGAEPLTFGMTFPFSTHNYQLRFWMAAAGVDPDEDVRLVVLPPPYMVDSLKNGHVDAFCVGAPWNSVAVDLGIGHILHFVSDILVRAAEKVLAVRQTWADKNPDVVAALVRAAVKAAEFIEHPENRTEAAQILAQPERIGVDAEVIQRTLTGRLKISPDGTFRESSRYLLVGREGAGRPDPVQAAWLYAQMVRWGQTALTPDGVKTAMAVFRPDLYDAALGNKAPAEAPAAFGAFAGPTFDPADIRGHLEAFGVGRWKA, via the coding sequence ATGACTGCTACCCTCCGCATCGGGTTCATTCCGCTGGTCGATGCTGCCGCGCTGATCGTCGCCGTCGACAAGGGCTTTGCCGCCACTGAAGGGCTTGATGTCGAGCTGGTGCGCGAGGTCTCCTGGTCGAACGTCCGCGACAAGCTCAATATCGGCCTGTTCGATGCGGCGCATCTGCTGGCGCCGGTCGCGATCGCGTCCTCGCTCGGGCTCGGTCACGTCAAGGTGCCGATCGCCGCACCCTTCAATCTCGGCGTCAACGGCAACGCCATCACGGTGTCGCCTGCGCTCCATGCCGCGCTGATGGAGGAGATCGACGGCGATCGCTTCGACCCGATGGCGACGGCGAAAGCGCTGGCGAAGGTCGTTGCCAAGCGCCGCAAGGCCGGTGCGGAGCCGCTGACCTTCGGCATGACCTTCCCGTTCTCCACCCACAATTATCAATTGCGGTTCTGGATGGCTGCGGCGGGCGTCGATCCCGACGAGGATGTGCGCCTCGTGGTGCTGCCGCCGCCCTATATGGTCGACAGTCTCAAGAACGGCCATGTCGATGCGTTCTGCGTCGGCGCGCCCTGGAACTCGGTCGCGGTCGATCTCGGCATCGGCCACATCCTGCACTTCGTCTCCGACATCCTGGTCCGGGCAGCGGAGAAGGTGCTGGCGGTCCGCCAGACCTGGGCCGACAAGAACCCGGATGTGGTCGCAGCGTTGGTGCGGGCCGCCGTGAAGGCCGCCGAGTTCATCGAGCATCCCGAGAACCGGACCGAGGCGGCGCAAATCCTGGCGCAGCCGGAACGGATCGGCGTCGACGCCGAGGTCATCCAGCGCACTCTCACCGGGCGCCTGAAGATCTCGCCCGATGGCACCTTCCGCGAAAGCAGCCGCTACCTGCTGGTCGGACGCGAAGGGGCAGGGCGGCCCGATCCGGTCCAGGCCGCCTGGCTCTATGCGCAGATGGTGCGCTGGGGCCAGACGGCGCTCACCCCCGACGGCGTCAAGACGGCGATGGCGGTGTTCAGGCCCGATCTCTACGACGCGGCGCTCGGCAACAAGGCGCCGGCCGAGGCTCCCGCAGCGTTCGGCGCCTTCGCCGGGCCGACTTTCGACCCGGCCGATATCCGCGGACATCTCGAGGCCTTCGGGGTCGGACGCTGGAAAGCCTGA
- a CDS encoding ANTAR domain-containing response regulator, translating to MSAEQSPKIVIVDESPIRAAILEEGLREAGFTQVVHISEMQSLLARIYAADPDIIVIDLENPSRDVLEAMFQVSRAVKRPVAMFVDQSDSASIQASVEAGVSAYIVDGLKKERIKPILDLCVSRFNAFAKLQEELERTKSQLEDRKIIERAKGILMKVKGLTEDEAYVLLRSTAMREKKKIGEIAQSIITASEMLK from the coding sequence ATGAGCGCCGAACAGTCGCCCAAAATCGTGATCGTCGACGAAAGCCCGATCCGGGCTGCGATCCTGGAGGAGGGGTTGCGCGAAGCCGGATTCACCCAGGTCGTCCATATCAGCGAGATGCAGAGCCTCTTGGCCCGTATTTATGCGGCGGACCCCGACATCATCGTGATCGATCTCGAAAACCCCAGCCGCGACGTGCTGGAGGCGATGTTCCAGGTCAGCCGCGCGGTGAAGCGGCCGGTCGCGATGTTCGTCGACCAGAGCGATTCAGCCTCGATCCAGGCCTCGGTCGAGGCGGGGGTGTCGGCCTATATCGTCGACGGGCTGAAGAAGGAGCGCATCAAGCCGATCCTCGACCTCTGCGTGTCCCGCTTCAACGCCTTCGCCAAGCTCCAGGAGGAGCTGGAGCGCACCAAATCGCAACTCGAGGACCGCAAGATCATTGAACGCGCCAAGGGCATCCTGATGAAGGTGAAGGGCCTGACCGAGGACGAGGCCTATGTGCTGCTGCGTTCCACCGCGATGCGCGAGAAGAAGAAAATCGGCGAGATCGCGCAGTCGATCATCACCGCGTCGGAGATGCTGAAATGA
- the rimO gene encoding 30S ribosomal protein S12 methylthiotransferase RimO: MDRAPRISFTSLGCPKALVDSERIITRLRAEGYELARKHDGADIVIVNTCGFLDSAKHESLSAIGEAMAENGKVIVTGCMGAEPEAIEQAYPGVLSITGPQQYESVLDAVHRALPPAHNPHLDLVPPQGIKLTPRHYAYLKISEGCNNRCTFCIIPKLRGDLVSRPADDVLREAERLVGAGVKELLVISQDTSAYGVDLKYAESPWKDRQVRAKFLDLARELGELGAWVRLQYVYPYPHVDEVIALMNEGKVLPYLDIPFQHASPEVLKAMKRPAAQDKTLARIKRWREQCPDLALRSTFIVGFPGETDADFTYLLDWLDEAEIDRVGCFKYEPVAGATSNAIENPVPEEVKQERYNALMARQQKISARRLKRKVGTRQQIIIDEVGPTVAKGRSKADAPEIDGAVYLSSRRPLRVGEIVTAKIERADQYDLHGSVAGF, from the coding sequence ATGGACAGAGCGCCGCGCATTTCATTCACGTCACTCGGCTGCCCCAAGGCCTTGGTGGATTCCGAGCGCATCATTACGCGCCTGCGCGCGGAGGGCTACGAGCTCGCCCGCAAGCATGACGGGGCGGACATCGTCATCGTCAACACCTGCGGCTTCCTCGACAGCGCCAAGCACGAATCCCTCTCGGCGATCGGCGAGGCCATGGCCGAGAACGGCAAGGTGATCGTAACGGGTTGCATGGGCGCGGAACCGGAAGCTATCGAGCAGGCCTATCCGGGCGTGCTCTCCATCACCGGCCCGCAGCAGTACGAGAGTGTGCTAGACGCCGTGCACCGCGCACTGCCGCCGGCGCACAATCCCCATCTCGACCTGGTGCCGCCGCAGGGCATCAAGCTAACGCCGCGCCACTACGCCTATCTGAAGATCTCCGAGGGCTGCAACAACCGCTGCACCTTCTGCATCATTCCGAAGCTGCGCGGCGACCTGGTCTCGCGCCCCGCCGACGACGTGCTGCGCGAGGCCGAGCGGCTGGTCGGCGCCGGCGTCAAGGAGCTGCTGGTGATCTCGCAGGACACCTCGGCCTACGGCGTCGATCTGAAATACGCCGAGAGCCCATGGAAGGACCGCCAGGTCCGCGCCAAATTTCTCGACCTCGCGCGCGAGCTCGGCGAGTTGGGAGCCTGGGTCCGGCTGCAATATGTTTATCCCTACCCGCATGTCGACGAGGTCATCGCGCTGATGAACGAGGGCAAGGTGCTGCCCTATCTCGACATCCCGTTCCAGCATGCGAGCCCCGAGGTGCTGAAGGCGATGAAGCGTCCGGCCGCGCAGGACAAGACGCTGGCGCGGATCAAGCGCTGGCGCGAGCAATGTCCCGATCTCGCCTTGCGCTCGACCTTCATCGTCGGCTTCCCCGGCGAGACCGATGCCGACTTCACCTATCTGCTCGACTGGCTCGATGAGGCCGAGATCGACCGCGTTGGCTGCTTCAAATACGAGCCGGTCGCCGGCGCCACCTCGAACGCGATCGAGAATCCCGTCCCCGAAGAGGTCAAGCAGGAGCGCTACAACGCGCTGATGGCCCGGCAGCAGAAAATCTCGGCGCGCCGGCTGAAGCGCAAGGTCGGCACGCGCCAGCAGATCATCATCGACGAGGTTGGTCCGACCGTTGCGAAGGGCCGCTCCAAGGCCGATGCGCCCGAGATCGACGGTGCCGTCTATCTCTCCAGCCGCCGCCCGCTCCGTGTCGGCGAGATCGTCACCGCGAAAATCGAGCGGGCGGATCAGTACGACTTGCACGGCAGCGTCGCGGGGTTCTGA
- a CDS encoding carboxymuconolactone decarboxylase family protein — translation MTHAQEAESRFDRGQRALSRIDGRAGEKVVASLADIAPDFARYVIEFPFGDIYSRPDLGLRDREIATIAALTALGNAAPQLKVHIEAGLNVGLSRDEIVEIIMQMAVYAGFPAAVNGLFAAKEVFSAREA, via the coding sequence ATGACGCACGCCCAAGAAGCCGAAAGCCGCTTCGATCGCGGCCAGCGGGCCCTGTCGCGCATTGACGGCAGAGCCGGCGAAAAGGTGGTCGCCTCACTCGCCGACATCGCTCCGGATTTCGCACGATACGTGATCGAGTTTCCCTTCGGCGACATTTACAGCCGCCCGGACCTTGGACTGCGCGATCGGGAGATCGCAACGATCGCTGCGCTGACGGCGCTCGGAAATGCCGCGCCTCAGCTCAAAGTGCACATCGAGGCGGGCCTGAACGTCGGGCTGTCTCGCGACGAGATCGTGGAGATCATCATGCAGATGGCCGTCTATGCGGGCTTCCCGGCGGCTGTGAACGGGCTGTTCGCAGCCAAGGAGGTGTTTTCCGCGCGTGAGGCCTGA
- a CDS encoding MerR family transcriptional regulator, whose translation MKIGDLAKRTGLSAHTLRYYERIGLLPYADRDRSGQRDFDASILTWITFIGRLKTTGMPIRDMLRYAALRDEGEATGAARRQMLEIHRERVRTQLAELRECLLVLDTKIAGYASDEQRTKQNDARPRSRKPLRSRPAGPVAH comes from the coding sequence ATGAAGATCGGCGATCTCGCAAAGCGAACCGGCCTGTCGGCTCACACGTTGCGCTATTACGAGCGCATCGGGCTGCTGCCATACGCAGACCGGGATCGTTCCGGCCAGCGTGACTTTGACGCGTCGATCCTCACATGGATCACATTCATCGGTCGGCTCAAGACCACGGGAATGCCGATCCGGGACATGTTGCGCTATGCAGCGCTTCGTGATGAAGGCGAAGCCACCGGGGCAGCCCGACGGCAGATGCTGGAAATCCACCGGGAACGGGTTCGCACGCAGCTTGCCGAACTCAGGGAATGCCTGCTCGTCCTTGATACCAAGATCGCCGGCTATGCCAGCGATGAACAGAGGACGAAGCAAAATGACGCACGCCCAAGAAGCCGAAAGCCGCTTCGATCGCGGCCAGCGGGCCCTGTCGCGCATTGA